The Alkalibacter saccharofermentans DSM 14828 genome has a window encoding:
- a CDS encoding glycogen/starch/alpha-glucan phosphorylase, translated as MLTKETLKKEIEEALYSTAGKSFAESDLTDKYYALGNVVRKHTGKIWSETGKNQRASKAKTVYYFSMEYLTGKFMEKNLEYLGIYEVVKDFFEDHDICLGDLFDIEAEPGLGNGGLGRLAVAFLDSLSSMSMPGHGYGLRYEKGLFKQSIENGYQKEEPQNWLKEQNIWEFKRPSEAVEVRYGGGIQVIPIGKKFTFRHVDYSIVKAVPYDTPFIGYKNHNVNTLRLWSAESTEDLNLKEFSKGNLCGAFNKIDEVKSICQVLYPDDSYYDGKRLRLKQEYFLVSAGVQDVVRKSVNNGIPLEELHKYTAIHINDTHPAMAVPELMRILMDEYYMEWEQAWKITVKTCAFTNHTLLEEAMEKWDISLYRDLLPRIWQITEEINNRFLAELRNVHRITSAEAMDKLSIIHQNTVRMVNLSIVGSHSINGVAKLHSDLLKERELRHFYNIYPQKFNNKTNGIIHRHWLLSANKNLADLTEDLIGPGFKTNPIQMRELLKHSNDKQVLDRIMEIKHENKKNLSKYIYDTTGIKTNPHGIFDIQAKRIHEYKRQLMNILHVMYLYDKLKTNPNMDMVPRTFIFAGKAAPGYYIAKEIIKLINTVARVVNSDLTIKDKLKIVFLEDYSVSLATKMIPAADVSEQISTATKEASGTSNMKYMMNGAITLATLDGANIEIMKEVGENNIVVFGLKDYEVYDFYQRGNYDPQSLYFGNPVIKETIDKLVNGYFRVPYGEFQPIYDSLVKYGDRYFILKDFESYMQAQRKIGNMYRNKYQWAEMSLSNTACSGAFSSDYTIGRYANEIWGVKTLTPRKD; from the coding sequence ATGCTAACAAAGGAAACACTAAAAAAGGAAATCGAAGAAGCCCTATATTCCACCGCTGGTAAAAGCTTTGCAGAGAGCGATTTGACTGACAAGTATTATGCTTTGGGAAATGTAGTCAGAAAACATACAGGAAAGATATGGAGCGAAACCGGCAAGAATCAGAGAGCTTCCAAAGCCAAAACCGTGTATTATTTTTCAATGGAGTATCTCACAGGAAAGTTTATGGAGAAAAACCTTGAATATCTCGGCATCTATGAAGTCGTTAAGGATTTCTTTGAGGATCATGACATATGCCTTGGAGACCTTTTTGACATTGAAGCAGAGCCAGGACTGGGAAACGGCGGCCTGGGAAGGCTTGCCGTAGCTTTTCTCGACTCTCTGAGCTCCATGAGCATGCCAGGTCACGGATACGGGCTACGTTATGAAAAAGGACTATTTAAACAGAGCATAGAAAACGGCTACCAAAAGGAAGAACCACAGAACTGGCTGAAGGAGCAAAACATATGGGAATTTAAGCGTCCCTCAGAGGCTGTTGAAGTAAGATACGGAGGAGGCATTCAAGTAATTCCCATAGGCAAGAAATTTACCTTTAGGCACGTGGACTATAGCATAGTTAAAGCAGTTCCATACGATACCCCTTTCATAGGCTATAAAAATCACAATGTCAATACACTAAGGCTATGGTCTGCAGAGAGCACGGAGGATCTGAATTTAAAAGAATTTTCCAAAGGAAATCTATGTGGTGCCTTCAATAAAATAGACGAAGTGAAGAGCATATGTCAGGTTCTATATCCGGATGACAGCTACTATGACGGCAAAAGACTCAGGCTTAAACAGGAGTACTTTTTAGTTTCTGCTGGAGTACAGGACGTAGTAAGAAAGTCCGTTAATAATGGCATACCATTAGAAGAGCTTCACAAATATACAGCCATACACATAAATGATACCCATCCGGCGATGGCAGTTCCGGAACTGATGCGGATTCTCATGGATGAATACTATATGGAGTGGGAGCAGGCTTGGAAAATTACTGTGAAGACATGTGCTTTTACAAACCACACGCTTTTGGAAGAAGCCATGGAAAAATGGGATATAAGCTTATACAGGGATCTTTTGCCAAGGATTTGGCAGATCACAGAGGAAATCAACAACAGATTTCTGGCTGAGCTTAGAAACGTCCATAGGATAACATCTGCAGAAGCCATGGACAAATTGTCTATTATACACCAGAACACCGTCCGAATGGTCAACCTGTCTATCGTAGGAAGCCATAGCATAAACGGAGTGGCAAAGCTTCATTCAGATTTACTAAAAGAAAGAGAGCTTAGGCACTTTTACAATATATATCCCCAGAAATTCAACAACAAGACCAACGGCATAATCCACAGGCATTGGCTGCTTAGCGCGAATAAAAATCTTGCAGACCTGACTGAAGATCTTATAGGTCCCGGATTTAAAACAAATCCGATTCAAATGAGGGAACTCCTTAAGCATTCCAATGACAAACAGGTTTTAGACAGGATAATGGAAATCAAGCACGAAAACAAGAAGAATCTTTCCAAGTACATTTACGATACAACAGGGATAAAAACAAACCCACATGGAATCTTTGACATACAAGCCAAGAGGATTCATGAGTATAAAAGACAACTGATGAACATACTGCACGTGATGTATCTGTATGACAAGCTTAAAACCAATCCGAACATGGATATGGTCCCTCGCACCTTCATTTTTGCAGGGAAAGCCGCTCCCGGCTATTATATCGCCAAGGAAATCATTAAGCTCATAAATACAGTTGCAAGAGTCGTTAATAGCGACCTTACCATCAAAGACAAATTGAAAATTGTTTTCCTTGAAGACTACAGCGTCAGCCTGGCTACTAAGATGATTCCTGCCGCAGATGTTAGTGAGCAGATTTCTACAGCCACCAAGGAAGCATCAGGAACCAGCAACATGAAGTACATGATGAACGGGGCAATTACCCTGGCTACTTTGGATGGGGCTAATATCGAAATCATGAAGGAAGTAGGGGAAAACAATATAGTAGTCTTCGGTTTGAAGGACTACGAGGTTTATGACTTCTACCAAAGAGGCAACTACGATCCTCAAAGCCTATATTTCGGAAATCCGGTAATCAAAGAAACGATTGACAAGCTGGTCAACGGATATTTCAGGGTTCCTTATGGAGAATTTCAGCCTATCTACGATTCTCTTGTGAAATATGGCGATCGATACTTTATATTGAAGGACTTCGAATCCTACATGCAGGCGCAGAGAAAAATCGGCAACATGTACAGGAACAAGTACCAATGGGCTGAGATGTCTCTTAGCAATACAGCTTGCTCAGGAGCTTTTTCATCTGATTATACAATTGGAAGGTACGCCAATGAAATTTGGGGCGTCAAGACTTTAACTCCGAGGAAGGATTGA
- the pulA gene encoding type I pullulanase, with translation MKQYEYSYSEKKLGYSLEGEDIIFRVWAPGRETVTLALYDDPLDIRRTLHYMIPDEDKVFEITLAKDEVTPYYTYILDHEFEVTDPYSTAVSLNSLRSAIVDMENLKPPGWEEHKLPGAIAETDAIIYEMHIKDFTGHKNSGAINKGKYLGVIEPGTTHLGFATGLDHLKELGITHVHLMPVYDFLTVDENPDRFNDDSNYNWGYDPEHYNVPEGSYSTDPSDPGCRIYELRQMIQKLHEEGFKVIVDVVYNHTYRGRNSNFNLLAPEYYYRTRTDGSYSDGSGCGNELATERPMVRKFILDSLMYWVNEFKIDGFRFDLMALIDIETVRKAVNILRLANESIFIYGEPWTAGMTTLSDKLTTTKGKQQGLSFAFLNDNFRNAIKGDSNGEGRGFVHGNCDMKRETEIGLAGSIFYDKGRIGFGIAPNETINYINSHDNLIIYDKMKKIFSQSDESFIVRLNKLAFGILFVSQGIPFIHSGNEFLRSKNMLDNTYNSSFNVNALNWSLKSRNNGFYNFFKDLIQLRKKHPEFRLKTGDKIRESLKFFDVEREGCNCIGYTIKLDNKNVEEGKYTLVAINGHHESCLITLSMVRNHIEKQYGLTEDHLCIIEILNMDGLVTSKNSRGELDPHGVEIPGYSIMVFSLAERCVK, from the coding sequence ATGAAGCAGTACGAATACAGCTACTCAGAAAAAAAGCTAGGTTATTCCTTAGAAGGGGAGGATATAATCTTCAGGGTTTGGGCACCGGGTAGAGAAACGGTAACTCTGGCTCTCTATGACGACCCGTTAGATATAAGAAGGACTCTGCACTACATGATTCCCGACGAGGACAAGGTATTTGAAATCACGCTAGCCAAGGATGAGGTGACTCCTTACTACACTTACATCCTAGATCATGAATTTGAGGTTACTGATCCATACTCAACAGCGGTGTCTCTAAATAGCCTCAGATCTGCAATCGTGGATATGGAAAACTTAAAGCCACCCGGTTGGGAAGAACATAAGTTGCCTGGCGCAATAGCAGAAACTGATGCCATCATATACGAAATGCACATTAAAGACTTCACAGGACACAAAAACTCCGGCGCGATCAATAAGGGAAAATACCTGGGAGTCATAGAGCCGGGAACAACCCACTTGGGATTTGCCACAGGCTTGGATCATCTAAAAGAGCTTGGGATAACACATGTGCACTTGATGCCCGTATATGACTTTCTGACAGTAGATGAAAATCCGGATAGGTTCAACGATGACTCCAATTACAACTGGGGATATGATCCCGAGCATTACAATGTGCCTGAAGGCTCTTACTCTACGGATCCTTCAGATCCGGGGTGCAGGATATACGAGCTTAGACAGATGATTCAAAAGCTTCATGAAGAAGGCTTCAAAGTTATAGTGGATGTGGTCTACAATCACACATACAGAGGTCGAAATTCTAATTTCAACCTTCTTGCTCCTGAGTATTATTACAGGACAAGGACAGATGGATCTTATTCCGACGGATCAGGCTGTGGAAATGAACTTGCAACAGAAAGGCCAATGGTCAGAAAGTTCATCCTGGATTCTTTGATGTACTGGGTAAACGAATTTAAAATAGATGGGTTCAGGTTCGATTTGATGGCGCTCATCGACATCGAGACCGTAAGAAAGGCCGTAAATATCCTTAGGCTCGCAAATGAAAGCATATTCATTTATGGGGAGCCCTGGACTGCAGGGATGACAACCCTTTCCGACAAGCTAACTACTACGAAAGGCAAACAGCAGGGATTGTCCTTTGCTTTTTTAAATGACAATTTCCGCAATGCCATCAAAGGAGACAGCAACGGAGAGGGAAGAGGGTTCGTGCACGGAAACTGCGATATGAAAAGAGAAACCGAAATAGGTTTGGCAGGCTCTATATTTTACGACAAGGGACGGATAGGTTTTGGTATTGCTCCCAACGAGACAATAAACTATATTAATTCCCACGACAACCTCATAATCTACGATAAAATGAAAAAAATCTTTAGCCAAAGCGACGAATCATTCATCGTAAGGCTGAACAAGCTTGCATTTGGAATACTTTTTGTATCCCAGGGCATACCGTTCATACACTCCGGCAATGAGTTTTTGAGAAGCAAGAACATGTTAGACAACACCTATAATTCTTCATTCAACGTAAATGCTCTTAACTGGTCTTTAAAAAGCAGAAACAACGGCTTTTATAATTTTTTCAAGGATCTCATCCAACTAAGAAAAAAACATCCCGAATTCAGGTTGAAAACGGGTGATAAAATACGGGAAAGCTTAAAGTTTTTTGATGTCGAAAGAGAAGGATGCAATTGCATAGGTTATACCATAAAACTTGACAATAAGAACGTAGAAGAAGGAAAGTATACACTGGTTGCAATAAACGGCCATCATGAAAGCTGTCTTATTACTCTGTCGATGGTACGTAATCACATTGAAAAACAATATGGTCTCACCGAAGATCACCTTTGCATTATAGAAATACTGAACATGGATGGGTTGGTAACCTCAAAGAACAGCAGGGGAGAACTGGATCCACACGGGGTTGAAATACCTGGGTATTCCATCATGGTCTTCTCATTGGCTGAAAGATGTGTTAAATAA
- a CDS encoding Cof-type HAD-IIB family hydrolase, producing MNYKLLVLDIDGTLIRSNHSLSQRNIKLIEKARKRGVKVTLASGRNYSNMEHIIKKLKIIEPVVSNDGAYIKEPVSNKVYHSLRLEIEALKEILGTLDRLNLTYTMHLDDKTLSNKGLSYLSFVKALGLKAIFIGLNEKDNRFSMAHGKIVKALGNEFKSPFKLSMFANKPGSKEMAEASRIIIENYSKIVKISYSGGKNFEILPVGMSKAVGIEVLEKSLNIKREEIIAVGDSYNDIEMIKRAGLGIAMGNASDEVKRHADFITDTNDLDGVAKVIERHILL from the coding sequence ATGAATTATAAACTGCTAGTTTTAGATATTGACGGAACTTTGATAAGATCAAACCACAGCTTATCTCAAAGAAATATCAAGCTTATTGAGAAGGCAAGAAAAAGGGGTGTTAAAGTCACTCTGGCCAGCGGCAGAAATTATTCCAATATGGAACATATAATCAAAAAATTAAAAATAATTGAACCCGTTGTATCGAATGACGGTGCATATATAAAAGAGCCTGTAAGCAACAAAGTATATCATAGCTTGCGACTGGAAATAGAAGCTTTGAAAGAGATATTGGGCACCTTGGATCGGTTAAATCTCACATATACCATGCATCTCGACGACAAGACCTTATCCAACAAAGGCCTCAGTTATCTGAGCTTTGTAAAGGCTTTGGGGCTTAAAGCCATATTCATAGGTTTAAACGAAAAGGACAACAGATTCTCCATGGCTCACGGAAAAATCGTAAAGGCTTTAGGAAATGAATTTAAATCACCATTTAAGCTATCCATGTTCGCAAATAAACCGGGATCGAAGGAAATGGCGGAGGCCTCAAGAATTATAATAGAGAATTATTCGAAAATAGTGAAGATATCCTATTCCGGAGGCAAAAATTTTGAAATACTGCCTGTAGGAATGTCAAAGGCGGTGGGGATTGAAGTTTTAGAAAAAAGCTTAAATATCAAGCGGGAGGAAATAATCGCGGTGGGAGACAGCTACAACGATATCGAGATGATAAAAAGGGCCGGACTGGGAATTGCCATGGGCAATGCCTCTGACGAAGTCAAAAGGCATGCAGACTTTATAACAGACACAAACGATTTGGATGGAGTAGCAAAAGTCATAGAAAGGCACATACTCCTGTAA
- the malQ gene encoding 4-alpha-glucanotransferase codes for MLERGSGVLLHVSSLPGYGPVGNIGYDSYRFIEFLNRSKQDYWQILPLNPIDDCNSPYAPKSAFAGEISLIDPELINNKGEYKGDGSVYLKADFKRAKEINHRFLKMEYKKCRHSLAQDLSDFKKDNFWLEDYALFTALKNHFKYEKWTNWPIDIMRRDEEALQRYKDLLHEEIDFITFSQYIFFKQWKQLKQKAVKEGIKIIGDIPIYVPLDSADVWANPELFQLDDSLKPGFVAGAPPDFFSEGGQKWDMPLYNWGIHEKSGYDWWKKRISHSFKLFDVVRLDHFRGFEAYWSIPAGDKDARNGHWEKGPDKKLMKVFKEVFSDKGFIVEDLGDITDKVRKLREYFGYPGMSILQFAFDGDDKNIHLPSNAPVNTVVYTGTHDNAPLPLWLEELKKSEFETLTDQLKLKSPEDILEKIMEIGFKSHCLVAMLQLQDILPFDKDSRVNMPGIAKGNWVYKAPLDLDYDDITNKLVKLAYYREC; via the coding sequence ATGCTAGAGAGAGGCAGCGGCGTTTTGCTGCACGTGTCATCCCTGCCCGGATATGGTCCGGTAGGAAATATAGGATACGATTCATACAGGTTCATCGAATTTTTAAACAGATCAAAGCAAGACTATTGGCAGATACTCCCCCTTAATCCAATAGACGATTGTAATTCACCCTATGCTCCAAAATCAGCATTTGCCGGTGAAATTTCACTTATCGACCCTGAGCTTATAAATAATAAAGGAGAGTACAAGGGTGACGGCTCAGTTTACTTAAAAGCGGATTTTAAAAGAGCGAAGGAAATCAATCATAGATTCCTAAAGATGGAATACAAAAAATGTCGCCACAGCTTGGCACAGGACTTATCAGACTTTAAAAAGGATAACTTCTGGCTGGAGGATTATGCGCTTTTTACAGCCTTAAAAAATCATTTCAAATATGAAAAATGGACAAATTGGCCCATTGACATAATGCGTAGAGATGAAGAAGCTCTACAGCGTTACAAAGATCTTTTACATGAAGAAATAGATTTTATCACATTTTCCCAGTATATCTTTTTCAAGCAGTGGAAACAGCTAAAACAAAAAGCGGTTAAAGAAGGTATTAAGATAATTGGCGACATACCCATATATGTTCCTTTAGACTCTGCGGACGTCTGGGCAAATCCAGAGTTGTTTCAGCTTGATGATAGCTTAAAACCCGGTTTTGTGGCAGGAGCGCCTCCTGATTTTTTCTCAGAGGGAGGTCAAAAATGGGATATGCCTTTATACAATTGGGGTATTCACGAAAAGTCAGGCTATGATTGGTGGAAAAAAAGGATAAGCCACTCCTTTAAGCTTTTCGATGTTGTCCGTTTGGATCATTTCAGGGGATTTGAAGCTTATTGGAGCATTCCGGCTGGGGACAAAGATGCCAGAAATGGCCACTGGGAAAAGGGACCAGACAAAAAGCTTATGAAAGTCTTTAAGGAAGTCTTTTCCGATAAAGGGTTCATAGTAGAAGATCTGGGAGACATCACTGATAAAGTCCGGAAATTAAGAGAGTACTTCGGTTATCCCGGGATGAGCATTTTGCAATTTGCCTTTGACGGCGATGATAAAAACATTCATCTGCCTTCCAACGCACCTGTAAACACGGTGGTATATACCGGGACCCACGACAATGCTCCACTTCCTTTGTGGCTTGAGGAACTTAAAAAAAGTGAATTTGAAACATTGACAGATCAATTAAAATTAAAGTCTCCTGAGGACATCCTAGAAAAGATCATGGAGATAGGGTTTAAATCTCATTGTTTGGTCGCCATGCTTCAGCTTCAGGATATACTTCCTTTCGACAAAGATAGCAGGGTGAACATGCCGGGCATAGCAAAAGGCAACTGGGTTTATAAGGCTCCCTTGGACTTGGACTACGATGATATCACAAATAAGCTTGTTAAGCTTGCATATTACAGGGAATGTTAA
- the glgA gene encoding glycogen synthase GlgA: protein MKVLFAASEAVPFIKTGGLADVAGSLPPALKGQRVDIRVVMPLYSSIKEEYKAKMKKIAEFDVDLGWRRQYVGVHSLTHNGVVHYFLDNEFYFKRHGLYGYYDDGERFTWFAKAATLLGKHVDFKPDLIHSNDWHSALINLYVKDFALGDDWFQDIKTVYTIHNLKYQGTFNPVMLGEVMGVSQDYFHEDGLKFFDSVNFLKAGIVYSDAITTVSESYADEMKNPYFGEYMDGIIRKHEHKLSGILNGIDYNEYNPGKDPHIAVNYDLRSLKRKKENKTALQEKFGLPVDGDKPMIAMVSRLVDMKGLDLVAHIFDELLSDDLQFVVLGTGDKKYEDMFRYFQDKYPDKVSARIYFNEGEAHEIYASADMFLMPSKFEPCGISQMISLRYGTVPIVREVGGLKDTVVNFDKATGEGNGFTFENYNAHDMLFKIREALETYQDNEVWREIIKNGMKSKNDWSESSKKYKSLYESLIK, encoded by the coding sequence ATGAAAGTACTATTTGCAGCTTCAGAGGCTGTTCCATTTATAAAAACGGGAGGTCTTGCAGACGTTGCAGGATCTCTTCCTCCCGCTCTCAAGGGACAAAGGGTGGATATAAGAGTTGTGATGCCCCTATATTCTTCAATAAAAGAAGAATACAAGGCCAAGATGAAAAAGATAGCAGAGTTCGATGTAGATCTAGGTTGGAGAAGGCAGTATGTGGGGGTACATAGCCTCACCCACAACGGTGTGGTTCATTATTTTCTTGACAACGAATTCTACTTCAAGCGTCACGGCCTTTACGGATACTACGACGATGGTGAAAGGTTCACATGGTTTGCAAAAGCTGCGACCCTCCTGGGCAAGCACGTTGATTTCAAGCCGGATTTGATCCACTCAAATGATTGGCATTCCGCTCTTATAAACCTTTATGTCAAAGATTTTGCCCTGGGAGACGATTGGTTCCAGGATATCAAAACTGTCTATACCATTCATAATCTAAAATATCAGGGGACCTTCAATCCAGTAATGCTGGGTGAAGTAATGGGCGTTTCTCAAGATTATTTTCACGAGGATGGACTCAAGTTCTTTGATTCCGTAAATTTCTTAAAGGCGGGAATCGTATATAGCGACGCCATCACCACAGTTTCTGAGAGTTATGCAGATGAGATGAAAAATCCTTATTTCGGAGAATATATGGACGGAATAATCCGAAAGCACGAACATAAACTTTCAGGTATTTTAAACGGAATTGATTATAATGAGTACAATCCGGGTAAAGACCCACATATAGCCGTAAATTACGATCTTAGAAGCTTAAAGAGAAAGAAAGAAAACAAAACGGCTTTACAGGAAAAATTCGGACTCCCCGTTGATGGAGACAAGCCCATGATAGCAATGGTAAGCAGATTGGTAGATATGAAAGGTTTAGACCTTGTGGCACACATATTTGACGAGCTGTTATCGGATGATCTGCAGTTTGTAGTCTTGGGAACGGGAGACAAAAAGTACGAAGATATGTTCAGGTATTTCCAAGATAAATATCCTGACAAGGTTTCAGCAAGAATATACTTTAATGAAGGTGAAGCACATGAGATTTACGCATCTGCTGACATGTTTTTGATGCCTTCAAAATTTGAACCTTGCGGAATAAGCCAAATGATCTCTCTTAGATATGGAACTGTCCCTATAGTCAGAGAAGTAGGGGGACTTAAGGACACAGTCGTTAACTTTGACAAAGCCACCGGTGAAGGTAACGGATTCACCTTTGAAAATTACAATGCCCACGACATGCTCTTTAAGATAAGAGAGGCTCTGGAAACGTATCAGGATAATGAGGTTTGGAGAGAAATCATTAAAAACGGCATGAAGTCCAAAAACGACTGGTCCGAGTCATCGAAAAAATATAAATCTCTTTACGAAAGCTTGATCAAATAG
- a CDS encoding DJ-1 family glyoxalase III, with protein sequence MKAAIFLAEGFEEIEALATVDVLRRGGISVKTVSVTEKFDVEGAHGITVLADILFEDTDFHGVDILILPGGMPGTRNLEKHKGLIELIKKFHNDKKWIAAICAAPKILGKLGLLKGQIATCYPGFEKDLEGAILSDESVVLSSNLITSRGAGTAVLFGLKLVEVLKNKETADELKEKMIVV encoded by the coding sequence ATGAAAGCAGCAATATTTTTAGCTGAGGGCTTTGAAGAAATAGAAGCCTTGGCTACAGTCGATGTTTTAAGAAGAGGAGGCATAAGTGTAAAGACGGTATCGGTTACGGAAAAATTCGATGTGGAAGGGGCGCATGGAATAACCGTTCTCGCAGATATTCTCTTCGAGGATACAGACTTCCACGGTGTAGATATATTGATACTTCCAGGGGGAATGCCCGGCACCAGAAATCTTGAGAAGCATAAGGGATTGATAGAGCTTATTAAAAAATTCCACAACGATAAAAAATGGATAGCTGCGATATGTGCCGCACCTAAAATCCTTGGAAAATTGGGGCTTTTAAAAGGACAAATCGCCACCTGTTATCCAGGGTTTGAAAAGGATCTTGAGGGAGCGATATTATCTGACGAAAGCGTTGTTTTATCCTCTAATTTGATAACGTCCAGAGGAGCGGGTACAGCGGTGCTGTTCGGCCTGAAATTAGTTGAAGTATTAAAAAACAAGGAAACTGCAGACGAGCTTAAGGAAAAAATGATAGTCGTATAA
- the glgD gene encoding glucose-1-phosphate adenylyltransferase subunit GlgD — protein sequence MDNCMGIISFSNDLDKNFGTLCNHRPASMLPIGGRYRLIDFFLSNMVNHEISTIGVFTGTKIRSVMDHIGSGKPWDLNRRFKGLFVFPPLYDDHTAKSVGNIHLFHSNESFFRNSSEENIFICNTSMLYRTDLEEAYDYFKETDADVTLIYKKVNDPGGRFINCDKISIKEDGRLDHLGTNLGTEENFNLFLGSVFIKKSVYLKIVRDAIEKGTANYLKEALMNNRRKFKFNTFEHEGHVESIRNIKNYFDANMSLLDSDVYKEIFASHGTVYTKTKDEPSTFYKDDAKVSNSLVANGCILDGNIQNSIIFRGVKVGKNAIVKNSIIMQKAVIEDNAVIVNAIVDKFTRIEKGVEVIGNQTVPYVVEKSLKIGKEDK from the coding sequence ATGGATAACTGCATGGGAATAATAAGCTTTAGCAACGATTTGGACAAAAATTTTGGGACATTGTGCAACCACAGACCTGCGTCGATGCTCCCTATAGGAGGAAGGTACCGATTGATAGATTTCTTCCTTTCAAATATGGTAAATCATGAAATAAGCACCATCGGCGTCTTTACGGGTACAAAGATACGCTCGGTAATGGACCATATAGGAAGTGGAAAGCCTTGGGATTTAAACAGAAGATTTAAAGGCTTGTTTGTTTTTCCTCCCTTATATGATGATCACACGGCAAAATCCGTTGGAAATATACACTTGTTTCACAGCAACGAGTCATTTTTCAGGAATTCCTCAGAAGAAAATATATTCATTTGCAACACCAGCATGCTCTATAGAACGGATCTTGAAGAAGCCTACGATTACTTCAAGGAAACTGATGCAGACGTGACACTGATATATAAAAAGGTAAATGACCCTGGTGGAAGATTCATAAATTGCGACAAGATATCAATCAAGGAAGACGGCCGATTGGATCATCTTGGCACCAATCTTGGCACAGAAGAAAATTTCAACCTGTTTTTAGGCAGCGTATTTATCAAAAAAAGCGTTTACTTAAAAATCGTACGAGATGCAATAGAGAAGGGAACGGCTAATTATCTCAAAGAGGCCTTGATGAACAACAGAAGAAAATTCAAGTTCAATACCTTCGAACACGAGGGACATGTAGAATCCATACGAAACATCAAAAACTATTTTGATGCCAACATGAGCCTTCTGGACAGTGATGTATACAAGGAGATTTTTGCTTCTCACGGCACGGTATACACGAAGACCAAGGACGAACCTTCAACATTCTACAAGGATGATGCAAAAGTGTCGAATTCCCTGGTTGCCAACGGATGCATACTCGATGGAAATATTCAAAACAGCATTATATTCAGGGGAGTCAAGGTGGGCAAGAATGCAATAGTAAAAAACTCCATCATCATGCAAAAGGCGGTCATTGAAGATAATGCGGTCATAGTAAACGCCATAGTAGACAAATTCACCCGAATAGAAAAGGGAGTAGAAGTTATAGGCAATCAGACTGTGCCCTACGTAGTAGAGAAGAGTCTAAAAATCGGCAAGGAGGATAAATGA